The Mucilaginibacter yixingensis genome window below encodes:
- a CDS encoding glycosyltransferase, whose product MITTYSIISLLFTASYQAILVYLITGWASLKRGKPVPRSFKTKVTVMIAARNEEDNIEKTIGDLLAQDYPHELTEIIIVDDHSTDATAAIISSYADRGVRLLQLNEAEPLNSYKKKAIAEAIKLSSGELMVATDADCRMGPEWLSSIVGYYEANDWYMISSPVTYFQEKNLFELLQTLEFSYLIGIGASFIGNGRASTCNGANLAYRKDIFYEVGGFKGIDDVASGDDELLLQKVAERFPGSIGFLKSSKAVVYTHAKHTLKSFLQQRRRWASKSIKYKDHKVTALAVVIWLFNLFLLLDVLLGVFNPVFIKLFLWQMLFKILFESAFLLPIMSFFRRSWMVVLLLLLSPIHILYFVYVGLMGNTRKYSWKGRMVK is encoded by the coding sequence TTGATAACAACGTATAGTATAATATCGCTCCTTTTTACGGCTTCTTACCAGGCCATATTAGTTTACCTTATTACCGGTTGGGCATCACTTAAACGGGGCAAGCCGGTACCCCGTAGTTTCAAAACCAAGGTTACGGTGATGATTGCCGCCCGGAATGAAGAAGATAACATCGAGAAGACCATCGGTGATCTTTTGGCGCAGGATTATCCCCATGAGCTGACCGAGATCATCATTGTAGACGATCACTCTACCGATGCCACAGCCGCCATCATCTCATCTTATGCAGACCGTGGTGTAAGGTTATTGCAGTTGAACGAAGCCGAACCGCTTAACTCTTATAAAAAGAAAGCTATTGCCGAGGCCATCAAACTATCCTCTGGTGAACTGATGGTTGCCACCGATGCCGATTGCCGGATGGGGCCGGAGTGGTTATCGTCTATCGTTGGTTATTACGAGGCCAATGATTGGTATATGATCTCATCGCCGGTAACATATTTTCAGGAGAAGAACCTGTTTGAGTTACTGCAAACGCTGGAGTTCTCTTACCTTATTGGCATCGGCGCATCGTTTATTGGTAACGGCAGGGCCTCTACCTGTAACGGAGCCAACCTGGCATATCGCAAAGATATTTTTTATGAAGTAGGCGGATTTAAGGGCATTGACGATGTAGCCTCTGGCGACGACGAACTATTGCTGCAAAAGGTAGCCGAGCGTTTCCCCGGCAGCATAGGGTTCTTAAAAAGCAGCAAGGCGGTAGTTTATACCCATGCCAAGCACACGCTGAAAAGCTTTTTGCAGCAACGCCGCCGCTGGGCATCAAAATCAATCAAGTATAAAGATCACAAGGTAACGGCGCTGGCGGTGGTGATCTGGCTATTCAACCTGTTCCTGCTGCTGGATGTGTTGTTGGGTGTCTTCAACCCGGTATTCATTAAGCTGTTTTTATGGCAGATGCTGTTCAAGATCCTGTTCGAGTCGGCGTTCCTGCTGCCTATCATGTCGTTCTTTAGGCGCAGCTGGATGGTGGTTTTGCTGTTGCTGCTATCGCCTATCCATATTTTATATTTTGTGTACGTGGGACTGATGGGTAATACCAGAAAGTATTCATGGAAGGGGAGGATGGTAAAGTAG
- a CDS encoding lysylphosphatidylglycerol synthase domain-containing protein: MNPTVKRVVSYTLKAAIIVLAFTFIYRRLNNNANLNNFQHLVSQISRGRAVLVMSAVLGLMLANWLLEAAKWRYLAQRLSHITFWGSIEAVFCGLTWAIFTPNRIGEYGGRVMFLPQRKRVHGMFAMAVGSFGQNVVTNVLGSIAILWFVANYLHVGVWVYAGILVLALALMSVMILFFFNIKWMVSFLNSIRFLRKYHRFFDIMGRYKFTELMRVMGFCLARFAVFSSQYYLLIHMFIPELPLYEILLLIFVMFFIQSALPSLDLFDFGVRAYTADALFGYVTDQKIAIIASVTAVWFINLILPAILGSVFVLKLRFFDNNV, from the coding sequence TTGAATCCTACCGTTAAACGCGTTGTTTCATATACTCTAAAGGCCGCCATCATTGTGCTGGCTTTTACATTTATTTATCGCAGATTAAACAACAACGCCAACCTTAATAATTTTCAGCACCTGGTTTCGCAAATTAGTCGCGGCCGGGCAGTTTTGGTGATGTCTGCCGTGCTGGGGCTAATGTTGGCCAACTGGTTGCTGGAGGCCGCTAAGTGGCGCTACCTGGCTCAGCGGCTTAGTCACATCACTTTTTGGGGCAGTATTGAGGCCGTCTTTTGCGGACTGACCTGGGCCATCTTCACCCCCAATCGTATTGGGGAGTATGGCGGCCGGGTGATGTTTTTACCACAGCGCAAGCGCGTGCATGGTATGTTTGCTATGGCAGTGGGCTCGTTCGGGCAAAACGTAGTAACTAACGTGCTGGGCTCTATAGCCATTTTATGGTTTGTTGCTAATTATTTGCATGTAGGCGTCTGGGTATACGCTGGTATTTTGGTGCTGGCATTGGCGTTAATGTCTGTAATGATACTCTTCTTTTTTAATATTAAATGGATGGTATCGTTTTTAAACAGCATCAGGTTCTTGCGCAAATACCATCGCTTTTTTGATATCATGGGGCGGTATAAATTTACCGAGCTGATGCGTGTTATGGGGTTTTGCCTGGCGCGTTTTGCGGTGTTTTCATCGCAGTATTATCTGCTTATCCACATGTTTATTCCAGAGCTGCCTTTGTATGAAATACTGCTGCTCATCTTTGTAATGTTCTTCATTCAATCAGCCCTGCCATCGCTTGATCTGTTTGACTTTGGTGTGCGTGCCTACACTGCCGACGCGCTGTTTGGCTACGTAACCGATCAAAAAATTGCCATCATCGCTTCTGTTACAGCGGTATGGTTCATCAACCTAATTTTGCCCGCTATACTGGGCTCTGTATTTGTACTTAAACTCCGCTTCTTTGATAACAACGTATAG
- a CDS encoding dienelactone hydrolase family protein, with product MKKLFTLVLLAFASVAFGQSKMACCAKPSAKTSATRQFAMLAADKKFVLSHPVPLKYHFQSHLGKAITYKTPDGKTANGYLFMSSNPKANYLLVIHEWWGLNDWVKKESEKLFTDLGNVNVLDLDLYDGKVATTREEAGALMQAVKDDRARAIINGAIAYTGAKARIATIGWCFGGGWSLQASLLAADRADACVMYYGMPEQDVKKLKTLHADVLGNFANKDQWINPKTVAKFQTDMQAAGKKLTVHTFDADHGFANPSNPIYDSKATKEAYGYTIAFLKSKLK from the coding sequence TGAAAAAACTTTTTACCCTCGTGTTGCTGGCCTTCGCCTCGGTGGCGTTTGGGCAAAGCAAAATGGCTTGCTGCGCCAAACCCAGCGCCAAAACATCGGCCACCCGGCAGTTTGCTATGCTGGCGGCTGATAAAAAATTTGTCCTGTCGCACCCGGTGCCGCTGAAATACCATTTTCAAAGTCATTTAGGTAAGGCTATTACCTATAAAACGCCCGACGGTAAAACGGCTAACGGCTATCTGTTTATGTCATCAAACCCTAAAGCCAACTATTTGCTGGTGATACACGAGTGGTGGGGACTGAACGATTGGGTGAAGAAAGAGTCAGAAAAACTATTTACAGATCTGGGCAACGTTAACGTGCTCGATCTGGATTTGTATGATGGTAAGGTAGCCACCACCCGCGAGGAAGCCGGTGCCCTGATGCAGGCCGTAAAAGATGACCGCGCCCGCGCAATTATTAACGGTGCCATTGCTTATACCGGGGCTAAGGCCCGCATTGCTACCATTGGCTGGTGCTTTGGTGGTGGTTGGAGCCTGCAAGCCAGCTTGCTTGCGGCCGACCGTGCCGACGCCTGCGTAATGTATTATGGCATGCCGGAGCAGGACGTAAAAAAATTGAAAACGCTCCATGCCGATGTATTAGGCAACTTTGCCAACAAAGACCAATGGATTAACCCTAAAACGGTAGCCAAATTTCAGACAGATATGCAGGCCGCGGGTAAAAAACTAACCGTCCACACCTTTGATGCCGACCATGGTTTTGCCAACCCCAGCAACCCTATTTATGATAGTAAAGCCACTAAAGAGGCTTATGGGTATACCATTGCTTTTTTAAAAAGTAAGTTAAAGTAG